The nucleotide sequence GGGTGTTGGTCCCGGAATGCCCGACAAGAGGGTGGTCGCCGCGTTGACCGCCATCGTCCGGCGCAATTTCACGCCGGAACAGGGCCTCGTGAACGCTTCGTTCCCGGACGCCAGGCCCGCGTACTTCGCCACGTATCAAAACGCCCAGGCGACGGCGAACTGGACAGGCATTGAGTACGCGGTGGCGTCCATGCTCATCGACTACGGCCTCGTCGCGGAAGGCAGGAGGATCGTGGAGAGCGTGCACCAACGCTACCTCCGGGCCGGCCGAATTTGGAATCACACGGAGTGCGGTGACCATTACTATCGCGCGATGAGTAGTTGGGCCGTCCTGCTGGCGGCCACCGGCTTCAAGGTCGATGCCTCCGTGGGGATGCTGACGATCGCGCCGCCGCGCCGCCAGGCCGAAATCCGGGCGCCCTGGGTTTCCTCGACCGCGTGGGGCGCGATGGTTCAGAAGCCGCGTCGGTTGGATGTTTCGCTCCATAGCGGTGAACTGGCGCTGGAACGCCTGCGCGTGTCACTGACCGGCAGCGGCATACGGGTTCGCGTAAACGGCAAGCCGGTAGCAGCGACGGTGGCGGTCCAGGACGGTCTGACGACGCTTCGCTTTGCCGCGCCGATTCGGTTGCGATCGGGCGATACGATCGTTGTGACTGCATAGAGCGGCCGGGCGGCGTCCCAATGGGACACCAGCGGAACGCCGCCCGGAATTCGCGCCGCCGCAGGCCGGGTACCAATGCCTTTGCCCGGACGGCCCATTGCGCGTTCATAATGCTTTGGGGGGCCGGCGAAAACCGGCCTGTCGTGGGTGATCTGCCAAGGCCGGAATGAGTCCGGCGCCTGAGCATGCGGACCCCTCATCAAACTGGAGCCCTAATGAAAGCACCCTCAAGGCGCCGTCCCGGCCGGATCGCGGCCGGCCTTCCGTTGCTGGCCGCAGTGTTCTTCCTCGTGTCCGTTCGGGCGCAGGCGCAGGTGGCTTATGCATCGCGCTTCGCGACCGGCGCCGGGCCGGAATGGTCCAGCCCTAGAACGGAAAAAGCGCCGAACGGCTCCACCACATACCTGGGCCGGTTCAGCAACGAATCCGTGCGCCTCTCCCTGTCATCGCTTCCCGCGCATACCTACGCCGCCGTCACGTTCGACGCATACGCCATACAGAACTGGGACGGCAACGGCGCATTGAACGGCCCGGATATGTTCACGGTCCAGGTAGCGGACGGCCTTACGCTCCTCCAGACGAGCTTCAGCAACACGGCAACGCATCAATCCTATCCCGAGGTCTGCCCCTACAGCGATTACGCACCGCGGACGGGCTACTCCTGGGCCAACAGCCTGGGCTTCGCCTCGCCGGGTGACACGGCCTATCGGATCACGCGGACCTTTCCGCACCGAGGCGACAGCCTGGCGCTGGATTTCGCCGTTCAGGGCTTGTCCGGGACCGCGAGTTGGGCGCTCGGAAACGTACGGGTAACCCTCTACTCCACCGACCCGGGAAGCACGCTCAGCAACGGGGATTTCGAGCTTCCGGCAGTAAGCTCCTCCGGCACGTACAGCCCGCCCTCCACCCTGTCCGGATGGGCGGTGGCCTCCGGAACCGTCACCTTGCGGAAGGCGTGGCAGACCGTGAGCGGGGAGCAGTGCATCGACCTCTCCGGCGCCATCCAGCAGGATATCCCGGTATCTCCCAACCAGCAGTACGACCTGCGGTTCAGCCTCTCCGGCAATCCGCTCACCACGCCGGCGGTGAAACAGGTGCAGGTGCTATGGGGGACGGCTGTTCTCGACACCCTCTCCTTTGATACCACGGGCCATACCATGCAGAGCCTTGGGTGGCAGCCACACCAATACCTCGTCGTTGCCCCGGCGTCCGGGAGCACCGTCAGGCTGACGTTCCAGCCCGTCACGGCGGGGACCAGCGGGCCAATGCTGGATGGAGTCTCGGTGAGTCCCGTCACGCCGGGTGACGTGAACGATGACGGCGTGACGGATATTCAGGATACCGTCGCCACTGCGAGGCTGCTCACGGGTCTCAACGGGTCCGACCCGCTTGCGCGCACGCGGGCGGACGTCTACCCGTACACAGGCACGGCCGGCCATCAGCACGGCGATGGCGCGCTCTCCTTCTCCGACGTGTTGACATCGCTCAGGCTGGCGAGCGGCGGAGTGGGCTATCTGGACGTCGCCCAGGCAGCCGTGAATGACCTTTACACGCATTTCTGGGTAGGAACCGCCGCAACGGGTCACGTATTGCCCACTTGGGGCGGGCAGTACAACACCAGTTTCCCGAACGGGAGCATGTGGGAACACGCCCAGATGCTCCGGACACTGATGGACCTTTACCGGGTCGCGCCGGATCCGGTGCTGCTGCAGAGGATCACCAGCGACTGGTCGTGGGTGTTGGGCAAATTCAGCGCGGCCACCCTCACCAGCGTTGGCGCCGGCACGAACATGAACTGGTCGGACGACGCCGGGTGGTCCATGCTCATGTACCTGGATGTCTACCGCGCCAACCACAACGCCGCCGCGCTTACCGACGCGCAGAATCTGTTCAACAACTGTTACGCGCGGTGGGCGGACAGCACGTACGGGGGAGGCTTGTGGTACACCGACGAGCACCTCCAGAAATCGGTCTACCAGATCGCCCAGATCCTGGCCGGGCTGCGTCTGTACGACATCACAGGCACGACGTCCTACAAGGATAAAGCCGTGTTGCTCTACAACTGGGTCGCCTCCCACCTCGAGCGGGGAACCGGCCTCTATTACGTTGATTACAACGTGAACGGACCCGCCAGGAACAACGCGCCGCCCAGACAGGCCAGCAGCGACACGATGCTGGCGGGAAACATGGCGATGGCGGTAGCGGCTGCCCGCCTGTACCGCGCCACGAATGACGTAACGTACCTGAACAAGGCCATCCTCACCGCCAATGCCATTCTGGCGGTCGAGAACGACGGCGGCGGCCTGCTGATGAACGACCGGGACGCCAACGTGGAAGGGTTTTACATGGCGGACTGGGTCGCGGAAGTGCTCACGCTGCCGGGTATCGGGCCGGAACACGCCGACGCCCTACGCCGTACCGCCTCATCGATCTACACGGCGGCCCGCACGCCGGACGGCTATTACAGCGGCAACTGGAGCGGCCCCGCGCAGGGCCCGCTCGCCGTATGGGGCTCGGGAACCAGCTTCATACCGCAGCAGATCGTCATCAGCTCCAACTCGGTGCACGTCATCGTCGGAGCGGCCGGCATCGGCGTCCTCCGTCCCGAGCCGGCAAGAGCGTTCTAGGCATCGGCGCGCTTCGGTTCCCGGCCATCAGTAGGGCCATAATCCGGCCTATTCACCCGTTGCGTCCGCAGGCTGTTGTCTGATAACATCGAAACACATACGATCCGCAAGCTGATTACCGGCTTCGGAATCCGCGCCATGCGCAAAGGAGCACATGCATGTTATCACTCTCCAGGGTTCAACGAATCCTCCTCGCAGCGTCCGCGGGTCTTTCCGCGACAGTGGTCTTTGCCGCGCCTCCCGCGGGGTGGGAGGCCCATCCGCCGCATCACGTGAAATCGAACGCCACTTCCGGTCCCACGGGGTTCACTCCTCTCCAGATCTGGACCGCGTACGGGATCAAAGGAGACGGAAAGGGCCAGACGATTGCCATCGTAGACGCCTACGACGACCCCAGCGCTCTCAGTGACGTCAATGTATTCAGCACGACGTTCAGCAGCCCCCTTCCACAGTTCAACGTCGGCGGGCCTACTTTCACAAAGGCCACCCCGCAAGGCAAACCGCGAACCGATTCCGGATGGGCGCTCGAAATCTCGCTCGACGTTCAGTGGGCGCATGCGATAGCGCCCCAGGCCAATATCCTTCTGGTGGAGGCCAAGTCGGCCAGTTTCGCGAACCTGCTCTCCGCGTGTGACTATGCCGTCGCACACGGCGCCGGAGTCGTATCCTGCAGTTGGGGCGGTGGCGAGTTCAGCAGCGAAACGCAGTACGACTCTCATTTCAACAGGACCGGCGTCAGCTTTACGGTTTCATCCGGTGACAGCGGAGCAGGGGCGCAGTACCCCGCGGCCTCCCCGTACGTTGTTGCGGTGGGCGGAACCACGCTGATCACACAGTCGGGCGGTACATACGTCAGCGAATCGGGTTGGAGCGGCAGCGGCGGCGGGACCAGCGCATATGAAGCGGTCCCGTCGTTCCAGTCATCGCTCCGGTACGGGCGCCGGAGCATCCCGGACGTGGCCTTGGTGGCGGACCCGAACACGGGTGTCTCGGTTTACGACACCACGGGTTACAACGGGCAGAAGGGCTGGTTCACCGTAGGAGGCACGAGCGCCGGCGCGCCGATGTGGGCCGGCATCATCGCCATCGCCAATTCCCAGCGCGCCAGCACGCTCAACGGCGTCAACACGGCCTTGTACAGTCTGAGTGGCACCGACTTCCACGATATCACATCCGGCAGCAACGGCCTGCCCACCGGCGCCGGCTACGACCAGGTGACCGGCATCGGCAGCCCGAAGGCGGATCTCCTTATCCCGCACCTCGCGGCCTACTGAATCCGTGAGGATGGACAGGGCCGCCGGAACCTCTTCCGGCGGCCCTGACTCCATTGTGCCGAAACCGCGCACTCTATCGGCTGATGGTTGACAGCTCCCGCTCAAGCCGGCGAACAAGAATGCCCCAGTCGTAGCGCTCCTCCACCAACGCGCGCGCGGAGCGTGCCAGAGAGGCGGCCAGCGCGTCGTCGCGCAGTATCTGCAAGATGCTCTCCGCGAAGTCGGATGAGGTATCGGCGATGAGAAGGTGCTCCCTGTCGCGGGTTTCGAGCCCCTCGGCGCCCAGCGACGTGGATACGACGGGGCGCCCCGCCGCCATCGCTTCCAGAATCTTCAGGCGTGTGCCGCCGCCCGATAGCAGCGGGACGATGCAGACGCGCGCCGCGTCGAAGTACGGCTGCACTTTCGGCACCAGACCCGTAACGGTGACGGGGCCGCCGTGATGGGCGGTAACCGCCTCCGAAGGCGCCTGCCCCACGATGGCCAGCGTGGCATCCGGGTTGCCGGCGCGTACCAGAGGCCAGACGTCGTTCAGAAAGTACAGGATGCCTTCCTCGTTTGGCTGATAGTTCATCGTGCCCGTGAAGAGGATGCGAGGCAACTGGGGGATCGGAACGGGATCGTAAGCGCCG is from Armatimonadota bacterium and encodes:
- a CDS encoding glycoside hydrolase family 76 protein, translating into MKAPSRRRPGRIAAGLPLLAAVFFLVSVRAQAQVAYASRFATGAGPEWSSPRTEKAPNGSTTYLGRFSNESVRLSLSSLPAHTYAAVTFDAYAIQNWDGNGALNGPDMFTVQVADGLTLLQTSFSNTATHQSYPEVCPYSDYAPRTGYSWANSLGFASPGDTAYRITRTFPHRGDSLALDFAVQGLSGTASWALGNVRVTLYSTDPGSTLSNGDFELPAVSSSGTYSPPSTLSGWAVASGTVTLRKAWQTVSGEQCIDLSGAIQQDIPVSPNQQYDLRFSLSGNPLTTPAVKQVQVLWGTAVLDTLSFDTTGHTMQSLGWQPHQYLVVAPASGSTVRLTFQPVTAGTSGPMLDGVSVSPVTPGDVNDDGVTDIQDTVATARLLTGLNGSDPLARTRADVYPYTGTAGHQHGDGALSFSDVLTSLRLASGGVGYLDVAQAAVNDLYTHFWVGTAATGHVLPTWGGQYNTSFPNGSMWEHAQMLRTLMDLYRVAPDPVLLQRITSDWSWVLGKFSAATLTSVGAGTNMNWSDDAGWSMLMYLDVYRANHNAAALTDAQNLFNNCYARWADSTYGGGLWYTDEHLQKSVYQIAQILAGLRLYDITGTTSYKDKAVLLYNWVASHLERGTGLYYVDYNVNGPARNNAPPRQASSDTMLAGNMAMAVAAARLYRATNDVTYLNKAILTANAILAVENDGGGLLMNDRDANVEGFYMADWVAEVLTLPGIGPEHADALRRTASSIYTAARTPDGYYSGNWSGPAQGPLAVWGSGTSFIPQQIVISSNSVHVIVGAAGIGVLRPEPARAF
- a CDS encoding S53 family peptidase; amino-acid sequence: MLSLSRVQRILLAASAGLSATVVFAAPPAGWEAHPPHHVKSNATSGPTGFTPLQIWTAYGIKGDGKGQTIAIVDAYDDPSALSDVNVFSTTFSSPLPQFNVGGPTFTKATPQGKPRTDSGWALEISLDVQWAHAIAPQANILLVEAKSASFANLLSACDYAVAHGAGVVSCSWGGGEFSSETQYDSHFNRTGVSFTVSSGDSGAGAQYPAASPYVVAVGGTTLITQSGGTYVSESGWSGSGGGTSAYEAVPSFQSSLRYGRRSIPDVALVADPNTGVSVYDTTGYNGQKGWFTVGGTSAGAPMWAGIIAIANSQRASTLNGVNTALYSLSGTDFHDITSGSNGLPTGAGYDQVTGIGSPKADLLIPHLAAY